CCGGAATGGCAAACGTACAGATGATGGTCTTCACACCAAACATCCCTCCCAAGAAATAGATTCCCAATAGCAACAGGGGTAAATCCATGCAAAGAGCCGCAATTTCAGTCTCCCAACCCCACAAATGATGAAATACCATGGACAGACCGTATGTTCCCCCGGGAGCAAAACCATAAGGCTCCGCAAATAACACAGCCCCTAATGCAAACACGAAACAACCACCCAACAACCATCCGTAGGTGATAAAGAAATCCTTGGAGAACAATTTCTCCTTAGTTACAAATCCCATACTACAACTTATTTATTTTAGTTATTAATTTCGCTTGTTTTTAGCCGCACAAAAGTACAACTTGTTTTCGACTTTTTACAACGTTTTCGATCTCTCGAATTTAACTATAAACACCTAATTACAAGTGAATTACATTTTAATTTCGATGCATAATTATACAACTCACCTCATAATTATTCGAAAAAACACGAACCCCATGAAAAAGAATAATTTTCAATACTCCATTTCCGATTTCCAATTATTTTCCTTATGTTTGTAAACGTATTGGAAAGGTAATGTTCTTCGTGACATTACGAGGGAATCCCGTGAGAGTCGGGAACTGTACCCGCAGCTGTAAGTTTCGAAACTTTAGTCTCTACTGCCACTGTCTGTACATGGATGGGAAGGCGACGAAAAGGAAACAAGTCAGAAAACCTGCCAAGACGTAACTGTTTATGTAGCTTTCGGGAAGTGAAGCTGGCAAGATGTTTATCATGGTAACATGATCTTCTTCTACCCAAATTTTCCAACAAGCATTGTTCTGTGAAATAAGTGAGCAGATTATGAGATGTAGAATATCTCTGCCAATTTTGTTTTACATCGCGTAACAAGCTCACTTATTTTGAATACAGTTTCCAAATCAACGATAAAGCCTCGCTTGGAACCAAGCTTGAAATATCATCTCCTTTTCGGATCATTTCTCGGATCTCGGTGGCAGACAAGGGAAACAAAGGGGCATCAACGAACGTCATGTTCGTAAATCCTTCAATAGAAGTGATAATACCTGAACGGGGATAAACAAAAATATCACAATGTCCCTCGATCCAACGATGCTCCTTCCATTTCGGGAAATCCAGTACGTTATCCCCCCCGATGATCAAAGCAAATTGTTGACCGGGGTATCGATCAAACAAAACCCGTAAGGTATCCACCGTGTAGGAAGGTTTAGGCATTGAAAATTCGATATCACAGGCTTTCATTCCGGGAATTCCTTTGATGGCAGCCTTCACGATCTCGAAACGCTCGGTCTCCGGCAAAAGGAATCGATCTACTTTAAACGGGTTACAAGGACTGACCACAAACCACACTTCCGCACACAACTTTTTTTCCAACAGGTAACGAGCAATTCCCACGTGCCCGTTATGGATCGGGTTAAACGATCCGAAAAAAAGTCCGATAACAGGTCCGCTTTTCTTTTCCTTACCTTGTTTCATTCGATTATTTCAAAAAATCCCTTACCGCCTTTTCAGCTTCGGCTAAAGCCGTATCTAAATTGTCATTCACAATGACCACGTCAAATTTATCAGCAAATGTCATTTCATACTCCGCTTTAGCCACACGTTGCTCTATCTTCTCCATTGAATCCGTACCCCGTCCGATCAACCGTTGCCGCAAGACCTCCACGGAAGGAGCTTTAATAAAAACAGATAGCGCCTGATCCCCGAATATTTTCTTGATATTCACCCCTCCAACAACATCCACGTCAAATACCACGGCATGACCAGCCTTCCAAATTCGCTCCAGTTCACTCTTCAGCGTCCCGTAGAAACATCCCGGATAGACCTCTTCCCACTCTAGGAAATCCTCCGCCTCAATTCTTTCTTTAAACTCATCCGTTGAAAAGAAATAATACTCTTTCCCGTGTTTCTCTTCTCCCCGGGGCGCCCTGCACGTTGCAGACACCGAAAACTCCAACCCGAAATCCTTCGCCAGCAAGTAATTCACGATCGTACTCTTCCCCGATCCGCTAGGTGCTGAAAATATGATTACCTTCTTTTTCAT
The window above is part of the Butyricimonas paravirosa genome. Proteins encoded here:
- the nadD gene encoding nicotinate (nicotinamide) nucleotide adenylyltransferase, which gives rise to MKQGKEKKSGPVIGLFFGSFNPIHNGHVGIARYLLEKKLCAEVWFVVSPCNPFKVDRFLLPETERFEIVKAAIKGIPGMKACDIEFSMPKPSYTVDTLRVLFDRYPGQQFALIIGGDNVLDFPKWKEHRWIEGHCDIFVYPRSGIITSIEGFTNMTFVDAPLFPLSATEIREMIRKGDDISSLVPSEALSLIWKLYSK
- the gmk gene encoding guanylate kinase is translated as MKKKVIIFSAPSGSGKSTIVNYLLAKDFGLEFSVSATCRAPRGEEKHGKEYYFFSTDEFKERIEAEDFLEWEEVYPGCFYGTLKSELERIWKAGHAVVFDVDVVGGVNIKKIFGDQALSVFIKAPSVEVLRQRLIGRGTDSMEKIEQRVAKAEYEMTFADKFDVVIVNDNLDTALAEAEKAVRDFLK